The DNA sequence CGGTTTCCATCTGGCCGTGCTTCATCCCTTCCGCAAGTTCAACACTGTGTAAGAGCGAAAAGCCGCGGTTCATGGTATTCTTAAAACCCAGGGAAGCCAGGTCAAGATAATAACCCATGTATTTCAATTCCCACACTTTAGAGGTTAACTGAGCCAAGTTGCTGCCGCCAAAACTGGTTAAGCCTAAAAGCCGGGCAAGATCACGGATTGAGACATAGCAATAACAAACAGATGGTGCATCAGTATATGAATGGTATGCACCCCCTTGTTGTACCCAAATGTGTTCTATCGCCGCGAGTATACGCGCATGCTCTACGGTCGGGATTCCCAACTCTTTACTATTAGGTTTAATCCGGCCCCGAAGCATGGGAATGACTGTAACCGCGCCGTCCATGGTCCGGAATTTCGCCTGGATAACATCGGATTTGGCTTTATTGGTGGACAGCGTGAAGAAATTGGAACTTATAAAGGTAGCCCAGGGGATCGTTTCTTTGCTGTAGGGGATCTCCATTACTTTTTTTTCTGCCTGGCCGGCAGGATGTGGCAGTGTTAAGCTGGAAAATAAAGCCAACTGATTCTCTTCAAAATAGGTCTTTAACTTCTCCGGCGCGGATGATGGGTGTTGTTTCCCCTTTTCAATTTCCCTGGCTTTAAGTCTTTTCTTTAATAAAGCTGTAAGGTATTTTCTGGGCTCGCGGACAGCTTTGGTCTGCATCTGATATTTCAGCTCGCTGAATTCTTCTGCAACAATATTTTCACCTAAAAGCCGGACCGCTTTTTCCCAGAAAGCCCTACTTTTAGCGTCCCCGGTAAGCCGGATAATGTCTTCAATTATGTAGTTTCCCATAGGTTCCCCACCTGACCGGTCTAAAAAATCGTTCGCAACGATTCTAATCGTTATATTCTAAAGACCGTTTATTCTAGAGCCCTGTTTTTCATAGGGAGCCATGCAACCCGAATGCCATAGCTTTTGCCTAAAATGCAACCCGAATGCCATAGCTTTTACCCTAAATGCAACCCGAATGCCATAGCTTTTTACCCTAAATGCAACCCAAAGCCCATAGCTTTTAGGGGGTTGTGGATAACTTTCCCCGCAAATATTCAATATTTGGTCCCCTTTTCTTTATTCCAGGCAGCCGAGTATTCAAAACACTTAGGACAAAGAGCGGAATAATTATTTTTTCCAATCTCTATGCCTGAATCTATGGGGCGTTCGCACCACCCGCAACACATGCCAGGGGTGTCGAATGGGCGTTTTTCCGATTCTGGGGTATGGGTTTTCATGTACTCCACTAAATCGCCTTTGTCCTTAAACTGCTTAAAAAATTCGTGGTGTTGGGTTTTCTCTTTCATATTGTTGCCTGATCACAGTATCCGTCTTTGTATTTCCTGAACCCCTCAAATAATTGCCGGAATGAAGTAGGCTTGTATTTATCAAGACCTTCCTGGTCAACAAAAACAAAATCGTATTCCACGTCCTTTTGAACACGATTAATATCCTCGCACCACTGTCGCAACCGTGCCATCTTTAGCGGCACGTCCAGATCTTCCTGCCCTTTGGTTTCCACAATAATAATCCGCTTAGTGGACAGTTTGACCATAAAATCCGGGTAGTAATTGGAAATATCGCCATCGGCTTTTACATAGTCCAGCTTAAAATGCACGGCCATGTAATTCTTGGCATAAGAAACAATGTCGTCGCAATCCTCCAGGAATGCGGCAAACCGAAGTTCCAGTTGGCTGTCACCAATGATGCGGTTAAAGACGCTTTTCTTCGGGACAAGGTAGCCTTGTTCCTTAGCCACAAAAGGCCGGGTCTGGCGCAACTTTATCGTATCCCGGATTTCAGCGTCGCCTTTGTTCCGGACGGTCAGCGCATTGATAGCTTTTTTAAAACTCTCGATCAGGATTTTGGTGGCGGCCAGTTCCGACAAGTTGCGTAAGGTGTTGGGGTCTTCCAGTTCCACCGGGTGGTCAAACAACTCCTGTTGCACAAATGCCTTAACCTTGCCATACAGCACGTCATAACCACTAACCAGGCGCAAATCCTTCATAATACTTTGCGCGAAATAGCCGATCACGCTGCGGTAATCGGCAATGCCGGCAGTGTCAAGAATAGTGGTATGCGTAATATCGCCGGTGGCGATGTCCTTAAAAACGATCTCCCGCTGTTCTTCTGCGCTGAATTTCAGGCAGGTTAATTTCTGGTGCCCCATAGCGGCGATATCCAGATCGCCCAGGCTTTTATATTCCCGGTAAACGCGGGGCGTCATCACCGGGATTTCAATATCCAGCGCGGAAATGTCTTTCCTGGTGTTTTCTTTGTCGATCTCCACCACCAGCGGAGTTTTGGGCCCGGTCCCTTCACCCATTGCTTTGCGCTCCAGCACCACGCCTTCAGCCTGGATAGATTCTACGAACTCCATAAAAGCATTAGTGCCGACCACGCTGACGTACTCTTCCACGTCGCCGGGGTACATTTTGCGCAATCCCCGGCCGAGCGTTTGCTCGGGAAGAATATTGCTCTTGGAGGCGTAGGCGCGCAGGCCTACGATTGTGGTAACATTGCGAACATCCCATCCTTCTTTTAACATCATTACAGAAACAATAGCTTTGTACGGGCTGTCCATCCCGTCAATCTCATTGGCCTGTTTGCGCAGGGTATCCAGTTCTTCTTTGTCTTTACCCGAGGCGGATTCGGAAATATCGCCATTGTTCTTGGTGTGAATAACCAGCACGGCGCCCTTTAAGTCCGGGTAGTGCCCCTCTAGGTACGCGGCGACATCGTCGCAATTGCGGGTGTCGTCGGTCATCACGAAAAGGATCGCTTTCTTACCCATCTTCTCGTGTTCGGTGTATGCCTTGCGCCATTCGAGCACGCCCAGGTGAATATAATCAGTATATTTCTCGGTGTACTTCGCGCTTTGGCGCTCCTGCAATTTGGCGCGGCTGGGCGCGTCAGGCAGAACGGGATGTTTAACAACGTTTTGCGAGATGGCCTCCACCAGCGGGTAATCGGCCACGGTCTGCACGAAAATGGCGCCGTTGTCGTGCTTGGGTGTGGCCGTAGTGTCAACCTGCATGGAAAGGGCCGCCCCTTTCTGCTTCAGCCGGTTGTGAATATCTTCGATAGATTTAAACCAGGCCATGCGCGGGTCGTGAATATGGTGCGCTTCGTCATTCAACACCATCAGCTCGTCTATATCCCGGACGATCATGCCCAGGTCCACCTTGGAATCCGTGGTTGCGCCCGTGGGCCGCTTGCCCAAAAAATAATCCCGCATGTCTTCATCATCTGCCGCCGGCGGAATGTCGTCGCCGGAATAAACCCGATGGATATTGGTCAGGAAGATATTACCTGTAGGCCGAGTGATGCGAACTTCGTCTTGCAGATGAAGCGTCAATTGAAAATCGTCATGCCAATTGCGGCCGTCAAACCCGTTATCCGGCAGCACCGGATCTTCAAAGAAGATACGGAGCCCTTGGAAATCCCGGTAAACCCGGTCCAGTACGATGATGTTAGGCGTGATAACCAGGAAGTTGCGCGCCAACTCAGATTCCGGCTCGTAGAGCTTGTGGTAAAAACTCCACGCCAGCGCCAGGCTTAATACTTTGGTTTTACCGCTGCCCGTCGCCATCTTCACCACGAACCGCCGCCAGGTCTCGTCAAACATACCACCAGAGACAAGGCCGCTTGCATCAAAGCGCATCATATCGTGTTTGTCTTTAACCCCCGCCACATCGTAGAGGTAGACAATTGTCTCCAACGCCTCGCGCTGGGCGAAGTAGTATTGAAACTCCGCCATGGTCCCGACAGCCTTTTGCAGCAAGTGCGGCGTTTTGAACCACCAATTAAGCAAGCTCCGGCTGGTGCCGGCCGCGCCCACATAGCCACTGTCCCGGAACTCTTTTACCTTGCGGCGCAGTTCCGCAACGAGCGGCGGCATGAGTTTTTCCATGCTGCTCGCCCGCAACGCCTCATCAGCGGGAAACCAGCGGATGCCAGGGTCGAGAATTGCGTGCGGGGATTGCGGGAAGTCTTTATGCAGCGCCATTATTTCTTCCCCCCATTCTTCCCCGCGCTCACCTCAATAATCGTCATGGTGTCATTGCCGAAAATATCCACCACCTTGACCGCGATCTTGCGCCGGCCCGGAGTGCATTCATGAAAGACGCTTTTTAGTTCCAGCGCCCGGTCCTTTTTCGTGCGGAAGCTCTGCCATTCATTCTCAAAGATGTAATCTCCGGTCCAGCGTTCTTCCCATTCGCCGGTGTCCTCATTCTTTACCCGGATAATCTCGCGTTTGCTCTCAAAATTAAAATCCACCGCCCAGTAATCAATCCAGTCGGTCCAGTTCTTGGTGAGCACTTCGCGGGTGACGATGCCGTCTTTGTCCTTACTCACCTTCACGATCTGGCCCTTCTCAACAACGATCCGGCTCCCCTTGTTCTTGATCTCCGCCTCGGCGTTGGCAATGGAGTCCTGCGAATAGAACACCGAAAAATCCGTCAGCTCCACACCCACGCTACATTCGCCTTTTTTTGCTTTTATAAGCGGTTTAACCTCAATAAATGAAACGTCGTGAAAGACCACCTGGTTTTTTTCTACAGCCCGCTTATCAAAGACTTCGGCGGGGATATATTTCGGCGAGATATCGATCCCTTTAACCCGCGCCTCGTCCAGTACATTCGGGAACAGCCCCATCTCAAACTCAAAACCCAAAATGTCCACCTTGGTTATATGCTTCTTGCGGCATTCCAGGATGATCTCTTCCACGAACAGCCGCGTTACCGGCAGATTCACCGGCCCGACTGCCACCAGCCGCCCGGCCTTTTTGCCGTGGAAGCTGGCGAAGCCGGTGGTCTTCTCCGCGCGGTAAGCCCGCAGAATCAGATCGAGAAAAGCGGCTTCCTTCGCCGCCAACTGCTTTTGCTGTTCGGCTTCGCGCAGATTAGGGTTGACGCCGATATAGTGCTGGCGCTCATACTTGCCCAGGTTAAGGATTTCAAAGGCGCGGTAGTCCTTCCCCTCTTCTTTCAACTGCCGCTGCACGCCAATCATCCGCTTGCGCGTAGTGTGAATGCCGAACTTGCCCAAATCGCTGGCAATCCATTTGCGGCCGAGCTTCTCTGCTACAGCAGCCGTGGTGCCCGAACCGCAGAAGAAGTCGGCGACCAAGTCGCCTTCATTGGATGAGGCTTTAATAATACGTTCAAGAAGGGCTTCTGGTTTTTGGGTGTTGTAACCTTGATATTCATCAGCCATCGAATTAATCACATCAATATCATCCCAAAAATCAGATACATATACGCCTTTTGCCTCATCCTCGTAGTACTTAAGACGCGGCGTTCCACCCTCTTTGGCGGGCCAGTAAATAAGACCTTTGGAGTCTAACTCATCAAGAACCTTTGGATCCTTAAGCCAGTGCATGCCGTTTTTTCCAAGTCTATTTGGGTCAACCCCACGCCAAACCGCTCCGGTATCTCCACCAGATCTCCCACTCGCGAGTATAGGAACCGGCTGAAACACACCACGGGCATCCTTCTGGGCGTAGTGTTTCTTAGAGGACTCGGAGTACTCGCCGTACTGTGGGATAAAGGTGTGCCGTCCTGACTTAGAGAAGTATAAGATGAAATCTTGGCTATTACGCCATTGGGTTTTGACAGCGGCTGCTAATGCTGAACGTTTCCACGAGATAACGTTTTCAAAATGATGGAACACTTCATCCATTATGGATCTTAAAGCTCCAACCATACGCCAATCACAATGCACATAAATGCTCCCATCGTCAGCGAGTAGGTCGCGTGCTAGGATGAGCCGTTCGTAAATCATGGCGATAAAAGAGTCTGCGCCGTGGCCCCAGGTATCACGGTATGCGATTTCTTCGAGGATGTTAGGTTTCTTCGTGAAGGTGTCGCCGCCGATCTCGATATCCATCGAAAAATCCGAGCCAACGTCGAATGGCGGGTCGATGTAGATAAGCTTCAGACCGCCTTGCTTCTCAATCTCCTCGCGTAACGGGCCGTTCTTTAGACTGGAAAGGATTAGTTTATTGTCGCCCCAAATCAACTTATTCGTCCAGCCTTTCGTTTGCCGGCCGCGAGTGTCAAATAAATCAAGCTGAAGGCCTGTATCCTCCGGCTTCTCGGCGCGCGGTTCGTCCACCTGCTCGATGACTTGGAACGGCAGGACGATATTACAAACCTCGCTCGTCTTTCCATTCCAGACCAGCTCCACCTCGCGCTTGTCCTCAAACAGCAGAAAGCGGTACTTGTCCGGCAAGGGTTTCCCCGCCGCAATATAGCGGGCGATCTCCTGCTGCTCGGGTTCGGTTAGTTTTGGCATAGAGAATCTTTTTTAAAACGCCGCCCGGATATACGGATTACTGTATATCCGGATATATGGATATCTAGCGTGAACTGTGCTTGTAAAGAACGCTATGCTCTTTCTTGTTTTTAAAATCTTCAAGCAGGGTGGTCAGCGCCAGCGCGACAATTTCGCTTTTATCTATATTCTTGCGCGCTTTTTTAAGTTCATAGTAAACATCGGTTAATTTCTCGGCGACCTCTACCGGCAAAGAAAAGAGCAGCTTTTTCTTAGTGGTCTGTGCAGGGGCTTTGTGTGCAAAGAATGTGTTTACCCCCCCGCCCGGCGCGGGAGCCGGTTCACCCTTTCCTTTGCCGATTATTGAAACTCTTTTCATATTAACTCCTTGGCGACTGATTTATAAGCTTCCGCGCCTGACGCTGCCGGCATAAGCTGGATAAGGGCCTTGCCGGCCGTGACCGCGTCCGGGAATTTTATTGTCCGCGGGATAACGGTTTTGAAGATGTTTTTATAGAGGCTATGCGCTTCTGTTAAAACCTCGTTGGCGTGAAGTGTACCTTTGCTGAACATGGTAATAAGGTATTTACAATGGATCTTCGGGTTTGTGTTCTTCTTGACCAGGTCAACCAGGTCGTTATGTTTCTGCAGGGCCCGGAGCGCCAGGTATTCGGCCTGAACAGGAACTAAAACCATATTAGAGGCGGTTAAGGCGTTTATGGTCAGATTCCCGAGCGCCGGCGGGCAGTCAATAATGATGAAGTCGTAGTGCGGTAATTTCTGGACTGCGTGTTTTAACTTAAATTCTCTGGATAATGTTGTTTGCAGCTCGACTTCAAAAGCTGAAAGGTCTATATTGGACGGGATTATTGAAACATTCTCTATGGAAGTTGTTTGAATAACCAATGAGAGCGGTTTGTCGTTAACAAGAGAAGTGTAAATATTCTCCTGGAACGAATCGGGATTGTGCCCGGTTGAGATCGTAAGGCTGGCCTGCGGGTCAAAATCTATTAAGAGAACACTTTTCTTGAGGTTGGCCAGGGAAGCTGCAAGGTTAAGGGCGGTAGTGGTTTTGCCTACGCCGCCCTTGTGGTTTGAAATCGCGATTATCAAGGTGCCCCCTTATAATATATCCGTATATCCATATATACGGATATCTAAATATACCGAATATCGGCGGCTGCTGTCAAGAAGTTGTCTGCCTAATAAATCCATAAGGGAAGTTAAAAGCGTTTCTTGAATTCCGCGCAGGCATCTTCCGGGGAAACGTTTAAGTAAATTTCCGTTGTAGCCAGGTGGTCGTGGCCCATAAACATTTGCAGGTAGCGGGTGTTAAGGCCTTTTTTAATACAGGTAGAGGCGAAGGTGTGGCGTAGCACGTGGGGGGAAACCTTCTGGGAGATGCCGGCGCGGTTTGAAACGCGGCGGACTAGCTTCTGGATTCCCCTGACGCTGTAGCCGAAGGTGTCGTTTAATGAAAAATAATGCGACAGAACAGTAAAGGCTCTCTCGGTAAGCGGCACGATGCGGCGTTTTGTTTTCTTGCCGTAGGGGCCGCCCTTGCCGTATACGCGCAGCCGGCGATCCTGCCAGAGGATGTTTTCTTTGGTCAGGCCGGCCAGCTCTGAAACGCGAAGCCCGGTATCGAGCAGCGTTGAAATAACCACTTTCTCTATTCCGGAGCGGCAGGCGTTTGCAAGCTTATCAGCATTTTCGTTCGTTAATGGTTCCCGTTTGTATTGGTACATAGTACATATTCTACAAAAAAGGCGAACCATGGGCGCATATTTAAGCAAGGCGCTGCAGGGAGGGGGAATTCAAAAATGGGGGGAAGTTCGCTTTTAAGGTGAGAAGGCGAACAGGGAGCGGCCGCCGGCCGGGATGGCTGTATATCCATATATACGGATATCCAAAAGGGGCGCTCTGCCGTTGTGGAGGGTGAAGGCGGCTTAACTGTTGTAAAAATGTGTTGGTAAAACAAGAGGCTTTCGCTTTAAATACAATTTGTTCAGTGCCCTGAACAAATTGCGACTGCTTCTTTGCCAGGTCACCGATTATGAGCGCGGCCCTGGCCGCCGGCGGCGGCCAGTGGGCGCGGCGGCAGGTGGGGGGGATATCCGTATATCTGTATATACGGATATCTAAGCCGCCAGTTTGGAATAGAAGGAGTTTAAAATTTCAAACGCCGCTTCCAAATCAGCGGACAGTCCACATGCGCCAGCCAATGCCCCGAAGGGCGCCTTCCATGCGGCGGGCGGCCGGTCGAGAGATACCGGCAAGGGGTGAGTCTTTCGCCGTTTAAAAGTGGCGCTCAATGCTTGCCGGACCTTGGCGCGATCCATCTTGCCGGAGCCGATCAGCAGAAGCATGTCTATAAGATCCCTCGCGCGGGAGTTTGGCGTCTGCCGTAGCAGAGTGTAGGCGTGAAGCTTCTCCGCGAAGTGCTGCTCCCGCGAAATAGTGGGGAACTCCGCGCCGGGTATCCCGGCGAACTCAAGCCAATCATGGGCGTGTGTCATATCAAACGGCGCAAGCACCACGTCGCCGGCGCCGACATCGAGGTGAAAGCGCACGAAAGTCCGGCCGTCCAGGCGGGCTTCAACAGGGAAGCGGGCTCCGCCATAGGGCGCCGCATCCAGGTCCAGCATGGCCTCGCCGATATTGAAAGAAAAGAAATCGCCCAGATCCCGGGCCGCTGATTCCGCGAGCGCCTCAAGGATCACCGTTTTAAGGGGCTGATCTTTCTCTGTGCCCAGTGAATGCCGAAGGGCCAAGTCTATATCCTTGGTTGCGCGGGCTTCTTTCATCCGCAATTCCAGGGCAT is a window from the Elusimicrobiota bacterium genome containing:
- a CDS encoding DEAD/DEAH box helicase family protein, yielding MALHKDFPQSPHAILDPGIRWFPADEALRASSMEKLMPPLVAELRRKVKEFRDSGYVGAAGTSRSLLNWWFKTPHLLQKAVGTMAEFQYYFAQREALETIVYLYDVAGVKDKHDMMRFDASGLVSGGMFDETWRRFVVKMATGSGKTKVLSLALAWSFYHKLYEPESELARNFLVITPNIIVLDRVYRDFQGLRIFFEDPVLPDNGFDGRNWHDDFQLTLHLQDEVRITRPTGNIFLTNIHRVYSGDDIPPAADDEDMRDYFLGKRPTGATTDSKVDLGMIVRDIDELMVLNDEAHHIHDPRMAWFKSIEDIHNRLKQKGAALSMQVDTTATPKHDNGAIFVQTVADYPLVEAISQNVVKHPVLPDAPSRAKLQERQSAKYTEKYTDYIHLGVLEWRKAYTEHEKMGKKAILFVMTDDTRNCDDVAAYLEGHYPDLKGAVLVIHTKNNGDISESASGKDKEELDTLRKQANEIDGMDSPYKAIVSVMMLKEGWDVRNVTTIVGLRAYASKSNILPEQTLGRGLRKMYPGDVEEYVSVVGTNAFMEFVESIQAEGVVLERKAMGEGTGPKTPLVVEIDKENTRKDISALDIEIPVMTPRVYREYKSLGDLDIAAMGHQKLTCLKFSAEEQREIVFKDIATGDITHTTILDTAGIADYRSVIGYFAQSIMKDLRLVSGYDVLYGKVKAFVQQELFDHPVELEDPNTLRNLSELAATKILIESFKKAINALTVRNKGDAEIRDTIKLRQTRPFVAKEQGYLVPKKSVFNRIIGDSQLELRFAAFLEDCDDIVSYAKNYMAVHFKLDYVKADGDISNYYPDFMVKLSTKRIIIVETKGQEDLDVPLKMARLRQWCEDINRVQKDVEYDFVFVDQEGLDKYKPTSFRQLFEGFRKYKDGYCDQATI
- a CDS encoding site-specific DNA-methyltransferase, whose translation is MPKLTEPEQQEIARYIAAGKPLPDKYRFLLFEDKREVELVWNGKTSEVCNIVLPFQVIEQVDEPRAEKPEDTGLQLDLFDTRGRQTKGWTNKLIWGDNKLILSSLKNGPLREEIEKQGGLKLIYIDPPFDVGSDFSMDIEIGGDTFTKKPNILEEIAYRDTWGHGADSFIAMIYERLILARDLLADDGSIYVHCDWRMVGALRSIMDEVFHHFENVISWKRSALAAAVKTQWRNSQDFILYFSKSGRHTFIPQYGEYSESSKKHYAQKDARGVFQPVPILASGRSGGDTGAVWRGVDPNRLGKNGMHWLKDPKVLDELDSKGLIYWPAKEGGTPRLKYYEDEAKGVYVSDFWDDIDVINSMADEYQGYNTQKPEALLERIIKASSNEGDLVADFFCGSGTTAAVAEKLGRKWIASDLGKFGIHTTRKRMIGVQRQLKEEGKDYRAFEILNLGKYERQHYIGVNPNLREAEQQKQLAAKEAAFLDLILRAYRAEKTTGFASFHGKKAGRLVAVGPVNLPVTRLFVEEIILECRKKHITKVDILGFEFEMGLFPNVLDEARVKGIDISPKYIPAEVFDKRAVEKNQVVFHDVSFIEVKPLIKAKKGECSVGVELTDFSVFYSQDSIANAEAEIKNKGSRIVVEKGQIVKVSKDKDGIVTREVLTKNWTDWIDYWAVDFNFESKREIIRVKNEDTGEWEERWTGDYIFENEWQSFRTKKDRALELKSVFHECTPGRRKIAVKVVDIFGNDTMTIIEVSAGKNGGKK
- a CDS encoding AAA family ATPase, with product MIIAISNHKGGVGKTTTALNLAASLANLKKSVLLIDFDPQASLTISTGHNPDSFQENIYTSLVNDKPLSLVIQTTSIENVSIIPSNIDLSAFEVELQTTLSREFKLKHAVQKLPHYDFIIIDCPPALGNLTINALTASNMVLVPVQAEYLALRALQKHNDLVDLVKKNTNPKIHCKYLITMFSKGTLHANEVLTEAHSLYKNIFKTVIPRTIKFPDAVTAGKALIQLMPAASGAEAYKSVAKELI
- a CDS encoding tyrosine-type recombinase/integrase gives rise to the protein MYQYKREPLTNENADKLANACRSGIEKVVISTLLDTGLRVSELAGLTKENILWQDRRLRVYGKGGPYGKKTKRRIVPLTERAFTVLSHYFSLNDTFGYSVRGIQKLVRRVSNRAGISQKVSPHVLRHTFASTCIKKGLNTRYLQMFMGHDHLATTEIYLNVSPEDACAEFKKRF
- a CDS encoding nucleotidyl transferase AbiEii/AbiGii toxin family protein, with the protein product MDKPKKYATPTAFRRALEDRLKQKAKTEELDLQRLMREVSFDRLLARLFARKDAAWILKGGYALELRMKEARATKDIDLALRHSLGTEKDQPLKTVILEALAESAARDLGDFFSFNIGEAMLDLDAAPYGGARFPVEARLDGRTFVRFHLDVGAGDVVLAPFDMTHAHDWLEFAGIPGAEFPTISREQHFAEKLHAYTLLRQTPNSRARDLIDMLLLIGSGKMDRAKVRQALSATFKRRKTHPLPVSLDRPPAAWKAPFGALAGACGLSADLEAAFEILNSFYSKLAA